A window of the Rhizobium brockwellii genome harbors these coding sequences:
- a CDS encoding anti-sigma factor family protein — protein sequence MSEAQRKGCPEWRVMLHGFVDGELDSAHAAQFEDHLATCAHCGAEMERVRAVRKIIDQDGVKWRPPEALRSQVLSMLSFEQAAAASSLPPPLQAPVWRRAMDFIRQWSFVPSLAVLAAAAILFVNAPSQTVLLQNQIMASHVRSMMADHLTDVLTSDQHTVKPWFNGKIDFSPPVSDLAKDGFPLVGGRVDYIGDRAVAALVYRRHGHVINLFIWPAASAAQTTAVHDGYNMTQWSDGGLVFWAISDLAAGDLAEFESFFRAAARA from the coding sequence ATGAGTGAAGCCCAACGGAAAGGCTGCCCGGAATGGCGCGTCATGCTGCACGGCTTTGTCGATGGCGAGCTGGATTCCGCCCATGCAGCGCAATTCGAGGATCATCTCGCCACCTGCGCGCATTGCGGGGCGGAGATGGAAAGGGTCCGTGCCGTGAGAAAGATCATCGATCAGGATGGCGTCAAGTGGCGACCGCCGGAGGCACTGCGTTCGCAGGTCCTGTCGATGTTGTCATTCGAACAGGCAGCGGCGGCGTCCAGCCTGCCCCCGCCACTCCAGGCGCCTGTCTGGCGCCGCGCCATGGATTTCATTCGGCAATGGAGCTTCGTGCCTTCGCTCGCGGTCCTGGCGGCAGCCGCCATCCTATTTGTCAACGCGCCGTCGCAGACCGTGCTTTTGCAGAACCAGATCATGGCAAGCCATGTCAGGTCGATGATGGCCGATCATCTGACCGACGTGCTGACCTCGGATCAGCATACAGTAAAACCTTGGTTCAACGGCAAGATCGATTTTTCGCCGCCGGTCAGCGATCTCGCCAAGGATGGCTTTCCGCTGGTCGGCGGACGTGTCGACTATATCGGCGATCGCGCCGTGGCGGCCCTCGTCTACCGGCGCCATGGCCATGTCATCAACCTGTTCATCTGGCCGGCGGCATCGGCCGCGCAGACGACGGCGGTGCATGACGGCTACAACATGACGCAATGGTCGGATGGCGGGCTCGTGTTCTGGGCGATTTCGGATCTCGCCGCCGGCGACCTAGCCGAGTTCGAGTCCTTCTTCAGGGCGGCGGCGAGAGCATGA
- the tal gene encoding transaldolase, with translation MTSKLDQLREITTVVADTGDIEAVARLKPVDCTTNPSIVLKALGTPMFADAIKEAVAWGKKQGGNPEAVSSAVADRLAISVGAALVKLVPGRVSTEVDADLSFDTEASLAKARAIIAAYKDRGIGQDRILIKLASTWEGIRAAEVLQKEGIDCNLTLLFSKAQAIACADAKVFLISPFVGRILDWYKKSTGKDYTPEEDPGVISVREIYNYYKANDIKTIVMGASFRSAGEIEALAGCDRLTISPNLLDELAKDEGKLERKLSPESRKPDPKVSVDEKTFRWMMNEDAMATEKLAEGIRAFAKDLGTLRTMVQKELQLAAA, from the coding sequence CCACCGTGGTCGCCGATACCGGCGACATCGAGGCCGTCGCACGCCTGAAGCCTGTGGATTGCACGACGAACCCGAGCATCGTGCTCAAGGCTCTCGGCACGCCGATGTTCGCCGACGCCATCAAGGAAGCTGTTGCCTGGGGCAAGAAACAGGGCGGCAATCCCGAAGCCGTTTCATCCGCCGTCGCCGATCGTCTTGCCATCTCCGTCGGCGCAGCCCTGGTGAAGCTCGTCCCGGGCCGCGTCTCGACCGAAGTCGACGCCGATCTTTCCTTCGATACCGAGGCTTCGCTTGCCAAGGCGCGGGCAATCATCGCGGCCTACAAGGATCGCGGCATCGGCCAGGACCGCATCCTGATCAAGCTCGCTTCCACCTGGGAAGGCATCCGTGCTGCGGAAGTGCTGCAGAAGGAAGGCATCGACTGCAACCTGACGCTTCTCTTCAGCAAGGCCCAGGCGATCGCCTGCGCCGACGCCAAAGTGTTCCTGATCTCGCCCTTCGTCGGCCGCATCCTCGACTGGTACAAGAAGTCGACCGGCAAGGACTACACGCCTGAGGAAGATCCGGGCGTCATCTCCGTCCGTGAAATCTACAACTACTACAAGGCGAACGACATCAAGACGATCGTCATGGGCGCCTCCTTCCGCAGCGCCGGAGAAATCGAAGCCCTTGCCGGCTGCGACCGCCTGACCATCAGCCCGAACCTGCTCGATGAACTGGCCAAGGATGAAGGCAAGCTGGAGCGCAAGCTCTCGCCGGAGAGCCGCAAGCCGGATCCGAAGGTCTCCGTCGACGAGAAGACCTTCCGTTGGATGATGAACGAAGACGCGATGGCGACGGAAAAACTCGCCGAAGGCATCCGCGCCTTCGCCAAGGATCTCGGAACGCTGCGCACCATGGTGCAGAAGGAACTGCAGCTCGCCGCCGCCTGA
- a CDS encoding DUF1345 domain-containing protein, producing the protein MADEERANSLAAFAYKHASFIIAVVAGLVIFLAVTSRDVSAGNILFGWNVSAGVFVALSWRKMLRATVESIRKRSADLDFSDTVLLALSIGAALASVAGIGLELHSIKEAAPDVALARAGVAVLTILISWIFLHTLFTIHYAHYFYGGADEEGGLKFPDGIEEPGYWDFLYFSFTIGVAAQTADVAVSSTSMRKLTLLHAVLSFLFNTTILALAINVGASLL; encoded by the coding sequence ATGGCGGATGAGGAACGGGCAAATTCGCTTGCGGCATTTGCCTACAAGCATGCGAGCTTCATCATCGCCGTTGTTGCCGGACTGGTGATTTTCTTGGCTGTGACCTCGCGCGACGTCAGCGCCGGCAACATCCTGTTCGGCTGGAATGTCAGCGCCGGCGTTTTTGTCGCGCTCAGCTGGCGCAAGATGCTGCGGGCGACGGTTGAAAGCATCCGGAAACGCTCGGCGGATCTCGATTTCTCCGACACCGTCCTCTTGGCTCTTTCGATCGGTGCGGCACTTGCCAGCGTTGCCGGGATCGGCCTGGAGCTTCATTCGATCAAGGAGGCGGCACCTGATGTTGCGCTGGCACGGGCAGGTGTTGCGGTTCTGACGATCCTGATCTCATGGATCTTCCTGCATACACTCTTCACCATCCACTATGCCCATTATTTCTACGGCGGGGCGGACGAGGAGGGCGGGCTCAAGTTTCCTGACGGGATCGAAGAGCCCGGCTACTGGGATTTCCTCTATTTCTCCTTCACCATCGGTGTTGCCGCGCAGACGGCAGATGTTGCGGTCAGTTCGACCAGCATGCGCAAGCTGACGCTGTTGCATGCCGTGCTGTCGTTTCTGTTCAATACGACGATCCTGGCGCTTGCGATCAATGTCGGGGCGAGCCTGCTTTAG
- a CDS encoding sigma-70 family RNA polymerase sigma factor, which produces MMTNAQITYPVGSTDWMALARQASETRIRPSPLAIFLDGAARLFHLMVSEKSSSDPIASTADATVQHEFMQRFQHMILPHLDAAYNFARFLSRDADAAQDIVQEAFLRAYRNFETYRGGDPRAWLFAIVRNCCHVWRQQDRRKARFEQPMGNDGYADPDEGGEYQIASEEDSPETETIRRSEQQRVRAVISRLPEAMREILVLRELEDLSYRQIAEIIDAPIGTVMSRLARARRDFGEAWDACNKSETAG; this is translated from the coding sequence ATGATGACAAACGCTCAGATCACCTATCCCGTCGGATCGACCGACTGGATGGCGCTGGCCCGGCAAGCGTCGGAGACCCGCATTCGACCATCACCGCTGGCGATATTTCTCGACGGCGCGGCGCGGCTCTTCCACCTCATGGTCTCGGAGAAATCGAGCAGCGATCCGATCGCTTCGACAGCAGATGCGACCGTGCAGCACGAGTTCATGCAGCGCTTTCAGCACATGATCCTTCCACATCTTGACGCGGCCTATAATTTTGCCCGCTTCCTCAGCCGCGATGCGGATGCGGCGCAGGACATCGTCCAGGAGGCGTTCTTGCGCGCCTACCGCAATTTCGAAACTTATCGCGGTGGCGATCCGCGCGCCTGGCTCTTTGCCATCGTCAGGAACTGCTGCCATGTCTGGCGCCAGCAGGATCGCCGCAAAGCGCGGTTCGAGCAGCCTATGGGCAATGATGGCTACGCTGACCCTGATGAGGGTGGTGAGTACCAGATCGCCTCGGAGGAGGATTCGCCGGAGACAGAAACGATCCGGCGAAGCGAGCAGCAGCGCGTGCGCGCTGTTATCAGCCGGCTGCCGGAGGCGATGCGGGAAATTCTTGTCTTGCGCGAGCTTGAAGATCTCTCCTACCGGCAGATCGCCGAGATCATCGATGCGCCGATTGGCACTGTCATGTCGCGGCTTGCCAGGGCACGGCGTGACTTTGGCGAAGCCTGGGATGCATGCAACAAGAGCGAGACCGCAGGATGA